CCTTTTGGCCAATTCAGGCCCCTCTTTGGCCACTTTAGGCTCCTTTTGGCCACTTTAGGTCCCTTTTTGACCACTTTAGGCCCCTCTTTGGCCACTTTAGGCCTCTTTTGGCCACTTTAGGCCCCTCTTTGACCACTTTATGCCCCTCTTTGGCCACTTTATGCCCCTCTTTGGCCACTTTAGGCCCCTCTTTGGCAACTTTAGGCTCCTTTTGACCACTTTAGACTCCTTTTGGCCACTTTAGACTCCTTTTGACCACTTTAGGCCCCTCTTTGGCCACTTTAGGCCCCTCTTTTGGCCACTTTAGGCTCTTTTTGGCCAATTCAGGCCCTCTTTGACCACTTTAGGCCCCTCTTTGGCCACTTTAGGCCCCTTTTGGCCCTTCTTTGGCCACTTTAGACTCCTTTTGGCCACTTTAGATCCCTCTTTGGCCACTTTAGGCTCTTTTTAGCCAATTCAGGCCCCTCTTTGGCCACTTTAGACTCCTTTTGGCCACTTTAGGCCTCTCTTTGGCCACTTTAGGTCCCTCTTTGACCACTTTAGGCCCCTCTTTGGCCACTTTAGACTCCTTTTGACCACTTTAGGCCCCTCTTTGGCCACTTTAGGCCCCTCTTTGGCCACTTTAGGCCCCTCTTTGGCCACTTTAGGCCCCTCTTTGTCCACTTTAGACTCCTTTTGGCCACTTTAGGCCCCTCTTTGACCACTTTAGGCCCCTCTTTGGCCACTTTAGGCCCCTTTTGGCCACTTTAGGCCCCACTTTGGCCACTTTAGGCCCCTCTTTGGCCACTTTAGGCTCCACTTTGGCCACTTTAGGCCCCTTTTGTCCACTTTAGGCTCTTTTTGGCCCCTTTTGGCCCCTCTTTGGCCAACTTTACTCCCTTTTTGGCCACCGTCTGCCCCCTCGCACACGCGTcgccccctccccctccccctttcgGCGCCGTTGGAAACCGTGAgggattttattaaaataggaAACGCGGCGCCGCCGGCgactaaaaaaccccaaaccccctcccccccgcggGGACGAGCACGAGCGGCTGCCTCGCACGAGGACCTCGCACGAGGCCTTTGCACGAGGCCCTATGTCACACGAGGCCTTTGCACGAGGAACTGTGTCGCACGAGGCCCTCGCACGAGGCCCTGTGCCACTCCAGTCTGTTGCACGAGGCCCTGTGGCGCACGAGGCCATTGCACGAGGCCGTTGCACGAGGCCCTGTGTCATAGAAAGCCTTTGCACGAGGCCCTGTGTCACACCAGTCTGTTGCACGAGGCCTTTGCACGAGGCCCTGTGTCACACGAGGCCTTTGCACGAGGCCCTGTGTCACTCCAGTCCGTTGCACGAGGCCGTCGCACGAGTCCGTCACGCCACGCCCCGTGTCCTCCGTGTCCTTTGCACGAGTCCCTCGCACGAGGCTCCGCACGTGTCCCGGTCCCTCGCACGAGGCCTCACCAGTCCGTCCCACGTGGTCCCACGTCACACGAGTCCCTCGCACGAGGCCATCGGGGCTCTGTCTTGCAcgagggcgggggggggctgCGCGGCTGTTGCACGAGGGCGTGCGTTGCACGACTGCTGGGCCTCACACGAGgctctccccccctcccccccattgCACGAGGCGGCGTGTCGCACGACGAGCTGCTCCTTGCACGAGGGAGGCTGAGGGCGGGCCTTGCACGAGCCCCGTGTGTCGCACAAGTGCTTGGCTGCAACCCCTCTGTCGCACGAGGGGTTTGCACAAGAGGGTTTGTTGCACGAGGGGTTTGTTGCACGACGGGGTTTGTTGCATGAGGCTGTGCGTGCAAACCCCCCCGTGCAATGCACGCCCTCGTGTgagccccaaatccctcttttccccccttaatTCGACCctcaaatcccccttttccccccttaatTCGCGCCtcaattcccccttttccccccttaattcgtgccccaaatcccccttttcaccccttAATTCGACCCtcaattcccccttttccccccttaattcgagccccaaatcccccttttcaccccttAATTCGACCCTCAattcccccttttcaccccttAATTCGCgccccaaatccctcttttcaCCCCTTAATTCGAccctcaaatccctcttttCACCCCTTAATTCGCGCCTCAattcccccttttcaccccttAATTCGACCCTcaaatcccccttttcaccccttAATTCGCgccccaaatccctcttttcaCCCCTTAATTCGCGCCTCAattcccccttttcaccccttAATTCGCGCCtcaattcccccttttcccaccttaATTCgagccccaaatccctcttttcaCCCCTTAATTCGACCCTcaaatcccccttttcaccccttAATTCGCGCCTCAAATCCCTCTTTTCACCCCTTAATTCGAGCCTCAattcccccttttcaccccttAATTCGACCCTCAattcccccttttcaccccttAATTcgagccccaaatcccccttttccccccttaatTCGCGCctcaaatccctcttttccccccttaatTCGAGCctcaaatccctcttttccccccttaatTCGAGCCTCAAATCCCTCTTTTCACCCCTTAATTCGCGCCTcaatttccccttttccccccttccttcgCGCCtcaattcccccttttccccccttaattcgtgcctcagtttccccttttccccccatccTTCGCCCCTCAattcccccttttcaccccttcCTTCGCGCCtcaattcccccttttccccccttaattcgtgcctcagtttcccctttccCCACCATCCTTCGCCCTTCgaatcccccttttccccccttccttcgCGCCtcaattcccccttttccccccttaatTCGTGCCtcaattcccccttttccccccttaattcgtgcctcagtttcccctttcccccccttccttcgCCCTTCgaatcccccttttccccccttccttcgCGCCtcaattcccccttttccccccttaatTCGTGCCtcaattcccccttttccccccttaattcgtgcctcagtttcccctttccCCACCATCCTTCGCCCTTCgaatcccccttttccccccatccttcgtgcctcagtttccccttttcccccctcaattCGCGCCTCAattcccccttttcaccccttaattcgtgcctcagtttcccctttccCCACCATCCTTCGCCCTTCgaatcccccttttccccccatccttcgtgcctcagtttccccttttcccccctcaattCGCGCCTCAattcccccttttcaccccttAATTCGACCctcaaatcccccttttcccaccttcCTTCGCGCCtcaattcccccttttccccccttccttcgcccctcaattcccccttttccccccttaattcgtgcctcagtttcccctttcccccccttccttcgCCCTTCgaatcccccttttccccccttccttcgCGCCTCAattcccccttttcaccccttAATTcgagccccaaatcccccttttcccaccttaATTCGACCCTcaaatcccccttttcaccccttAATTCGACCCtcaattcccccttttccccccttaatTTGCGCCTCGATTCCCTCTTTTCCCACCATCCTTCGCGCTTCgaatccctcttttccccccttaatTCGAGCCTcaatttccccttttcccacctTCCTTCGCGCCtcaattcccccttttccccccttccttcgCGCCtcaattcccccttttccccccttaattcgtgcctcagtttcccctttccCCACCATCCTTCGCCCTTCgaatcccccttttccccccttccttcgCGCCtcaattcccccttttccccccttaatTCGCGCCTCAattcccccttttcaccccttaattcgtgcctcagtttcccctttccCCACCATCCTTCGCCCTTCgaatcccccttttccccccatccttcgtgcctcagtttccccttttccccccttccttcgCGCCTcaatcccccctttttcccccccttccttcccgCCCCGAACCCCTCTTCCTCTCCCGCCCTCgcgcacccccaaacccccctttttttccgccgccgccgcgctcAGATCTGCGTCTCCTGAACGTTCTCCTTGGAAGGGCTCTTGAAGAGCAGCGGTTCGTGCACGGAGTTGAGCAGCGGCGTTTTCCCCAACGCCGCCGCCGTCGCGGTGTTACCGTAATGCGCCGCCAACGCCGCGTAACGCTCCAGGTGATCCCTCTCCAACGCCGGTAACGCCAAACGGTTATCACCaccacaaccaccaccaccggcggcggtggcggcggaCAACTCATCCTCCACGTTCACGATCTCCACGGCGCGCGCggcaccgccgccgccgccgcggtGATGCTTATGGCGTTGGTGTTGCTTCCGTAACTTATAGAACGCCACCAACATAACGGCGGCCATGAAGGTGATGGCCACGAAGCACCCGATGATgattttggtggtcttcaagacgTCATCCAAATCTTGGAGACCACCGCCGGCGCCGCCGGATGACGCCACCGCCGTTATGGCCACCGTAAAGGGTTTCCCCGTCGCTCGCGTGGACGGAGACGCCGTCGAAACGCCGGATGTATCCCACCCGGCGGTGGGCGCCGATGATGTTTGCGGGGATGGTTCTTCGCCGCCGGCGTCGGTGGTTTCCACGGTGACGGTGGTGAAATAGGTGTATCCCGtagcggcggcggcggcggcagcggcggcgtCGGCGGCCGAAACGTTCAGCGTTGCCGACGCCGTGGTGTTACCGGCGGCGTTGGTCACCATACAGGTATATTGCCCCGTGTCTTGCACGGTGACGTTGGTGAAATTGAGCGTTCCGTCGTGTAAGACGGAAATACGGACGCGGTACGAACCGTGAGTCATTAACGTCCCGTTGGGCGTCAACCAATTCACCGACGTCATAGCGGTTCCGGTACGGCATTTGAGCTCGGCCGCCATTCCTTCGGTGACGTTAAGGTCGGCGGGCGGTTCGACGATAACCGGAGCGTAACAGGTGAAGTGCCCCGGTTCCAACTCGCCTAAATAGCGCCCGCGTAACGGCGGCGGCGCGTGACACCGGGCGCAACAACTGGTGTTACTGGGAACGGTCTCCCTCAACCACCAACTCAACCAAAGGACGTCGCAATCGCACCGCCAAGGGTTATGGTGGAGGTGAACGCGTTCCAAACGGTGCAACGGTGCGAAAAGGTCGTGCGGTAACGACGCCAATTCGTTATGGGCCAAATTGAGCTCTTCCAAAGCTTTGAGGTCATCGAATGCGTTGCGTTCCACCGCCGCCACGCGTGCGTGCATCAACCATAGCTTCCTCAAACTCCCGAGGCCTTGGAAAGATCCCGGTCGGACGCGACCTAAACGGTTACCGGAAAGTTCCAATTCTTCCAATCGGACCAAAGCGGTTAAATTTGGGATCTCCTTGAGGTTACACATCCCTAAATTTAAGTAGCGGAGGTTGACCAACCCTTCGAAAGCGGCTTCGGAGATGTATTCCAAGCGTTTGAGTTCGCCGAGGTCGAGGCGGCGTAAAGAAGGGACGCGGTTGAAGGCGTACGAAGGGATACTCTCGATGGGGTTATTCCGTAACCAAAGCTCGCGGAGTTTGGAGAGGTACTCGAACGCTTGGGTGGGAACGGTGGTCAAACGGTTGTCGAAGAGCTCCAACGTGTTGAGGTTGGGGAGACCGTTAAACGCTCCGACTTCGACTTTGCGGACTAAATTCCGGCTGAGTTGAAGGATTTCCAAGTGGCG
Above is a genomic segment from Cuculus canorus isolate bCucCan1 chromosome 33, bCucCan1.pri, whole genome shotgun sequence containing:
- the LRRC4B gene encoding leucine-rich repeat-containing protein 4B; amino-acid sequence: MASSTPLRMRPPSPPPPPPFLLLLLLLLLLLLLVSPSFPASAPTSCPAACSCSNQASRVICTRRDLLEVPGSISVNTRYLNLQENHIQIIRTDTFKHLRHLEILQLSRNLVRKVEVGAFNGLPNLNTLELFDNRLTTVPTQAFEYLSKLRELWLRNNPIESIPSYAFNRVPSLRRLDLGELKRLEYISEAAFEGLVNLRYLNLGMCNLKEIPNLTALVRLEELELSGNRLGRVRPGSFQGLGSLRKLWLMHARVAAVERNAFDDLKALEELNLAHNELASLPHDLFAPLHRLERVHLHHNPWRCDCDVLWLSWWLRETVPSNTSCCARCHAPPPLRGRYLGELEPGHFTCYAPVIVEPPADLNVTEGMAAELKCRTGTAMTSVNWLTPNGTLMTHGSYRVRISVLHDGTLNFTNVTVQDTGQYTCMVTNAAGNTTASATLNVSAADAAAAAAAAATGYTYFTTVTVETTDAGGEEPSPQTSSAPTAGWDTSGVSTASPSTRATGKPFTVAITAVASSGGAGGGLQDLDDVLKTTKIIIGCFVAITFMAAVMLVAFYKLRKQHQRHKHHRGGGGGAARAVEIVNVEDELSAATAAGGGGCGGDNRLALPALERDHLERYAALAAHYGNTATAAALGKTPLLNSVHEPLLFKSPSKENVQETQI